The genomic stretch GAGCTTCCCTCCTCGGTCTGCCACTCGATCGGCGTCCTCTCCCCGCTTCGCGATCAAGTCGAGCACCTGTCGAGGCAGATCCTGAAGCGGTTCCCTCTGGAGTCCATCGAGAAACACGACCTCCTCGTCTCGACACCCTACGGATTTCAAGGCGACGAGCGCGACGTCATGCTCTTGTCCTTCGCCGTGGACGCCAGCACCCACCCGTCGGCTCTTCGTTATCTCAACCAGCCCGACGTGTTCAACGTCTCCATCACCCGAGCCCGCGCGCGTCAGATCCTTTTCGTCTCGATCGATCCATCGGAGGCACCGGCGGGAAGTCTGCTCGCAAAATACCTTCATGATGTCGCGCGGAGCGATATCGTTCCCGCGTCCCGAGAAGCAACCACTGATGACGCCTTCCTCGCGGACGTGATGGCCCGGCTCGAAAGTGCCGGATGCCGAGTATTCCCCACATACGCCGTCGCCGGCATGGTAGTGGATCTCGTCGTCGAAAGAGCACGCCCGCTCGGGATCGATCTCATCGGCCACCCCGGCGAGCTCGCCCCGGCGTTCGACCGCGAGCGCACCCTCATGCTCCGACGGGCCGGGCTCCCGGTTTTCCCATTGCCACTCTACGCCTGGCGAAAGAATCCGGAGGCCTGCGTCGAAGCCATCCTTTCGCGTTTGGACTAACCTCGCTCAGGAGATAGATGACGTTGAGAATTATTCTTCCGGAGATCGCAGTTCTTTCGTTGTTTCTCGCCGCCTGCGGGACACGCCAGGACACAAGGTTAGCCAAGGTCGTGCCCAGCGCGGTCGTCGAAGAACGCGAGGGCCCGGGCCAGGCGGAGCTCGATGCCCCCACTCAGGTCGTCGTCCTGGGCACCGGGACGCCGGTTCCGGACGCGAAACGCGCGGGATTCAGCATCGCCGTGATTCACAAAGGTGAGACGTACCTGTTCGACGTGGGCGCGGGATCGATACGCAACGCCGTCATCGCTCGCTACAAGTACGATATCCCTTCCCTCTATCCGAGCCTGATTTGTTGTGTCTTCGTCACCCACCTGCACAGCGATCACACCGCGGACTACCCCGAGCTCGCCTCGACACTGTGGTGGCGTCGGCGCCACGCACTCCGCGCCTGGGGGCCGAAGGGGCTCGAGGCGCTTACCCAGGGTATGTATGCCATGATGGCGCCGGACACGGCGCTCAGGACATCAGGAAATCAGCCGGTGCGGACGGCTGACGCCTACGAGATCGATGTCACCCAGATCTCCGAAGGCGTCGTGCTGGAGAAAGACGGCATGCTCGTCGAGGCGTTCAGCGTCAATCACGGTGAAGTAAAGCCGGCGTACGGTTACCGGATCACGACTGACGAGAAGAGCATCGTAATTTCCGGCGATACGGCCTACAGCGACAAAGTCGCAGAAATGTCGCGGGGGGTCGACCTGCTGTTTCACGAGGTCATCAGCGACGAAGGGCTCTCGCGAACCTCCGAGGGGTTCCAGGCCTATCACCGCGTGTCTCACACGACCGCGAGCGAGCTCGGCCGGCTGGCAAGCCTTGCCCGGCCGGGTTTGCTGGTTCTGATTCACGGTCTTTTCTATGGCGTGCCCGAGCACCGCATCATCGACGAAGTAAGGGCCGAATATACGGGCAGGGTCGTGCTCGCGAACGACCTCGACCGCTATTGATCACCCGCGTATATTTGAGACCAAAGGAGAAACGGTGAGCACCACGATCGTGATTTTCGGTGCATCGGGGGATCTGACGGCCCGCAAGCTCGTTCCCGGTTTGTTCAATCTCCATCAAAAGAAGCGGCTGCCGGACGGTCTCCGCATCGTTGGTTTCGCCCGCCGTGATTACACCGACGAGAGTTTCCGCGGCCTGATGAACGATGCCGTACGGGAGTTCGTGCCGGACCACTTTGATCCCGGGGCCTGGCACGAGTTCGCGCGGATGCTCCACTACTTTCGCGGAAATCTCGATCGCCACGAGGACTTCGCTTCTCTCGATCGAAAGCTCACCGAGCTAGAAACACAGCCGGCGAACCGTCTCTATTACCTCTCGGTGTCCCCACACTACTACGAGCCCACGGTCACCCATTTGGGGCAAACGGGTATGGCGAACGAGGGGGCGGGATTCCGTCGGGTCGTCATCGAAAAGCCCTTCGGAAGCGATCTGGAATCGGCGAGAGAGCTCAGTGCGGCCGTCCATGCCGTCTTCCTCGAGAGCCAGATTTATCGAATCGATCACTATCTCGGCAAGGAGACTGCCCAGAACATTCTCTTCTTTCGCTTCGGCAACACCGTCTTCGAGCCAATCTGGAACCGAAACTATGTCGACCACGTGCAGCTGACCGTTGCCGAATCGGTGGACGTCGGCCACCGCGCCCGGTTCTACGACGAGACCGGCGTGCTACGGGACATGTTCCAGAACCACTTGTTGCAGCTCTTGACCCTCGTCGCCATGGAGCCTCCGGCGTCATTCGATGCCGATGCGGTCCGCAACGAAAAGTCGAAGGTGCTGGCGGCGATGCGTCCGGTGGCGCTCGATCGACTCTCTCACGACACGGTTCGGGGACAATATCGGGGCTACCGCGAAGCGGATGGCGTATCCGACGGCTCCGAGACCGCCACCTACGCCGCGCTGAAGCTCCAGATCGACAACTGGCGATGGCAGGGCGTGCCTTTCTATTTGCGATCGGGAAAGGCCCTGAAGAGGAAAGTTTCCGAGATCCTGATCCAGTTTCGGTGTCCACCCCACATCATGTTCCCCTTGCCGCCCGGTTCCCGGATCCGCAACAACTATCTCGCCATATGCGTTCAGCCCGACGAGGGGATGCACCTGCGCTTCGAGGCCAAAGTGCCCGACACCGTCGCCGAGCTTCGCTCGGTCGACATGGAGTTTCACTACGCGGAGGATTTCGAGGGCATTACCATTCCCGAGGCCTACGAGCGACTTCTGCTCGATGCACTCCACGGTGATGCGTCGCTTTTCGCTCGGAGCGACGGTATCGAGCTTGCCTGGAAGGTCATCGATCCCGTCCTCGAGGGTTGGCGTGGCGCCTCGGCTCCGCCGCTCGAGATTTACGAGCGCGGCAGTTGGGGCCCGAAAGCGGCGGACCGTCTTCTCGGGCGAGAGGGTCGGAGCTGGCAAAGCGGGTGCGAGCATTAGCGGGCTGCCTCATGGGCTATTCGTCGTCACCGGAACGGGTCCTGTTCTTCTTTCCCGCATCAGCTGCGCTCGCCGTTCAGGGATGCTCTACGGACTTGAAAACCGGGCTCGCGGCTGCCATTGCTTCGCTCGACTGACGGCGGGTGCTCGGAGATTCGTCCACGATGGCCTGATAGACGAGCGCGCGCAGCTTCCGATGATCGTCGATGTCGCCGGCGGGAATGAGCTGCGTCATGTAGGTCACGACGAGGTCTTCGGCGGGGTCGACCCAGTACGTGGTGTGATAGGCACCGCCCCAACGAAACAGGCCCACGGTGCCGGGCTCGCCGGCCGCGCCCAGATCCTCGAGAACCTCGAAGCCAAGACCGAAGCCTCTCCCCGGACTTCCATAGGGAGCTTCCACGAGATGGTCGGCCGTCAT from Vicinamibacteria bacterium encodes the following:
- a CDS encoding MBL fold metallo-hydrolase, producing MTLRIILPEIAVLSLFLAACGTRQDTRLAKVVPSAVVEEREGPGQAELDAPTQVVVLGTGTPVPDAKRAGFSIAVIHKGETYLFDVGAGSIRNAVIARYKYDIPSLYPSLICCVFVTHLHSDHTADYPELASTLWWRRRHALRAWGPKGLEALTQGMYAMMAPDTALRTSGNQPVRTADAYEIDVTQISEGVVLEKDGMLVEAFSVNHGEVKPAYGYRITTDEKSIVISGDTAYSDKVAEMSRGVDLLFHEVISDEGLSRTSEGFQAYHRVSHTTASELGRLASLARPGLLVLIHGLFYGVPEHRIIDEVRAEYTGRVVLANDLDRY
- the zwf gene encoding glucose-6-phosphate dehydrogenase codes for the protein MSTTIVIFGASGDLTARKLVPGLFNLHQKKRLPDGLRIVGFARRDYTDESFRGLMNDAVREFVPDHFDPGAWHEFARMLHYFRGNLDRHEDFASLDRKLTELETQPANRLYYLSVSPHYYEPTVTHLGQTGMANEGAGFRRVVIEKPFGSDLESARELSAAVHAVFLESQIYRIDHYLGKETAQNILFFRFGNTVFEPIWNRNYVDHVQLTVAESVDVGHRARFYDETGVLRDMFQNHLLQLLTLVAMEPPASFDADAVRNEKSKVLAAMRPVALDRLSHDTVRGQYRGYREADGVSDGSETATYAALKLQIDNWRWQGVPFYLRSGKALKRKVSEILIQFRCPPHIMFPLPPGSRIRNNYLAICVQPDEGMHLRFEAKVPDTVAELRSVDMEFHYAEDFEGITIPEAYERLLLDALHGDASLFARSDGIELAWKVIDPVLEGWRGASAPPLEIYERGSWGPKAADRLLGREGRSWQSGCEH